The window GTTTACTGGTGAATACTATGCACACAAAGAAAAAGGAACTTATCTTTGTGTTTGTTGTGGAGAGGCTTTGTTTTCTTCCGAGACGAAATATGAGTCAGGGAGTGGTTGGCCTAGTTATTATGAACCGGTTCGTTCAGATGCAGTGTCCACTGAAACGGATCGATCCCATGGAATGACGAGAACCGAAATCCAGTGCCAAAATTGTGGTGCTCACTTGGGCCATGTGTTCCCAGACGGTCCGAAGCCAACGGGACTCCGATATTGTGTGAACTCCGCTTCTCTCAAATTTCAAAAATCCGAATAAGAGAAAAAAGCATCGAACGTTTTGTACGAAAGTGGTCATCTTACGAACGGGAAAATTCACATCGAAGTAAACTTTCATCAAAGGAAATGTTTCCTTTGATGAATCGTTCCATCTGGTGTAAATTTTCATCACCGGAAATGTTTCCTTTGATGAATCGTTCCATCCGGTGAAAATTTTCATCAACAGAAATATTACCTTTGATGAATCGTTCTATCCGGTGAAAATTTTCATCAACAGAAATATTACCTTTGATGAATCGTTCTATCTGGCGTAAATTTTCATCCTCAAAAGGAATCTTATCGGTTCCCTGGATCTTGTAACCAGGATACTTCTTCGCAAGTTTCCCAGGTACCTGTTCTTTGTTCAGATTTTGTCGATTTGGCGATCACATCGGAACGGACCCCCACACGCCGAACAATTTGATTGGCTAGTGATGAATAATGAAGTGCCTCACAACGATGACCCAATTTTTGTTCTAATTTTGCCATTTGGAAAAGAAGTTGTGCGTTCCCTTCCGATTCTTTCATTCCGATGGATTGTTTGAGTAAAATTGCTTTTTTCAAATCGTCTCTTGCTGCCAAAAGTTCACCTGATTCCATTTTTTGAACGGATCGTGCCTCTAATTCGGCAATGACAAGTGGGATTCGAGAGAGTCGTGTGTGGCTCAGGATCTCATCGACCGATTGGTCAAGGTTTTGGTCTGCCCACAAACCCATGGAAATGATGAAAAAGAGTGCGAAATGGTAAAACTTCATACGTTGGTTCCTTGCCGTTTTCAATTCATTCTACAAGGTGCATAAATTGTGCCAAAGTATCGAAATACTCCTCGACGTGAGAGGATTGGAGGATTCTATGAAGTTGACTCTGGCCGAGCGGTCGCCTTTTTCCTTTCTTCAGAAAGGTTGGGGGAGGAAAGTCCGGACACTAGGGGACAATCGGACCAAGTAATGCTTGGGCTTTTTTTTCCAGAAATGGAAGGAAAGGGACGGAAAGTGCAACAGAAAGGATACCGCCTACGTTAGTAGGTAAGGGTGAAATGGTGGGGTAAGAGCCTACCGCTTTGTTTGTAAGAACAGAGGCAAGGTAAACCCTCCGATGTGCAATCTCAAGTAAACAACCGTTATGAGCCTGTCCCGCCAGGTTGTGGGTAGAGAGCATTAGATAAATGATCGCCTAAAACAGAATCCGGCTTATGGGCCAGAGTCACCTTTTTTTAAAATGGTTTGGATTACCTCTTCTTCGTTCGGCGGATAAAAGACACAGACCAAACTTCTAATTTTTAAAATAGTTTCAGCTAAACTGTTTTTTGTTTCTGTTAGGTGCCAATTTTCAAACCCAATCAATATCCCACATGTTTCTTCCATGCCGGCAAATGCTTTTGTAGAATAATGTCGCATTTCATTTTCCACTAAAAATTGTTTGAGTCCGTTGTTTTGGATGGTTTCTTCAGTGTGATACAAGACAACAATTTCATCGTTTTCTATTTCTAATACCTTTTTGGCATAACCATAACACCAGCGAATTTGATCGGTAAGGTCATCATCAGTTTTGATGAACTGGATATCCGAAAAATGATTTTGCATCGGTGTTTCTGAAAAATCATTGAGTAGACGATTGGCAAAGGATACAATTTCCGGGGAATTTCTAATGTTTCGTTTGATATCCCATACATGTAATGGAATCGATTGTAAATAATCCAAAAATGGAGTAGAAGTGTATTTCAATCGTCTGGAAACAAAAAGTATCCATTCTTTTTCTTCCCAAAAGTATTTGGATAAGTATAAGAAGATGTCTGACTGTGATTTGTCATTTAGGATATCTTCAATTCCGTCCACTATCAAAATATCAATATGATTGTGTTTGATTTCTGAAAAATGGGAGATGAGTTCAATGTTATTTTTTTCAGGTATATTTTTAAGTTCTTCCTTCCAAATTTCGTATAAGGCTTTTGCACCTTGCCATAAAAGAACTTTTTGCCCCTTCCTTGCCTTTTGGAGAGCAATCTCACCGCATAATATTGATTTGCCGGATCCTGGACTTCCAAAAACCAAGTTATGCGGAAATGAATTGATCCCTTCAACCAGTGAAAATTGTTCTTTGGTAAAAAATAATAAATTCTCTTCCTCTTTTTCTTTCTGAGAACGAAATGTCTGGAAAAAGTTTAGATTTTTTTTGATGATTTCATGCGCTTTGACAAGTACAGAATCAGGAAGTGGTTCTCGATTATTTTGATATAAAATAGATTCTAAAACAGAATTTAGGTTTGTTTCGTCACTGACTTCCTTACCACCAAACACGAATAAGTTTTGGTCATTGGGAAGATGGAATTCTTTTCTATCATTTTTTAAAAAGAAAATGGCACTATCATAATATTCTTTTGGGAACAAATCCACAAGTTGGTTGTGATTTTTGAAAAACTCCCGGATGATTTCCCTTTGAGTGGTGACTTGTTCGATTGGATTTTTATATGATTTCCCTTCGACAGGTTCCCATTCGCGACCTCGTACATTATAAAATTCCCATTCCCCTTTTTTTTGCCTCCACTTTCCATTTTTTAATTCAATGGTGATAACCCCATAGGGTGAGACCACAAGGAAGTCAATTTCGCGCATGGGGACATCGGGTGTGATGAGGGTGAGGGAATAATAAATATTGCAGGGAATTGTAATCTCTTTTGCAAATCGGTGGTAATAATGGGATTCAAGCGAGATGTCTCTCGTTTTTCCATGAAACTGTTTCGGATAGATCATTTTTTAGTTCTGTAAACTTCGCTTGGTGTTTATTAATGACGATATGAAACGGATACCACAGACCATATTATTCTGCCTATTGTTTTGTGCCTGCGCCGGTGGGAATATCAAAATAAAGATCAATTCAGACCTTTCAGGAGACTTGGTCATTTACCAAAAAAAAATCACAAAAAAACAGAAGGGAATTTTTTTAGGTTCTGGCCTTAAGGATATAGGGGAAGTGGAGATCACTTTAAAAGAAAGATCTTACCAATTTGGAAACTACACCCAAATGTTACCTCCTGGATTTCGTTTCATTCAATTTACCGAAGACCAAACACTTGAGATCCAACTCGCCATTGACACAAGTAAGGACTCACCATTATTACAAACTCTTGAGATCAATCGAGAGGAAATCGGTTCCATTCTATCTGAAGCAAAATTAAGAGATGACCTT of the Leptospira biflexa serovar Patoc strain 'Patoc 1 (Paris)' genome contains:
- the msrB gene encoding peptide-methionine (R)-S-oxide reductase MsrB; this encodes MENKNWKEILTPLQYQVTREKGTERPFTGEYYAHKEKGTYLCVCCGEALFSSETKYESGSGWPSYYEPVRSDAVSTETDRSHGMTRTEIQCQNCGAHLGHVFPDGPKPTGLRYCVNSASLKFQKSE
- a CDS encoding LEPBI_I1174 family sigma 54-regulated protein — protein: MKFYHFALFFIISMGLWADQNLDQSVDEILSHTRLSRIPLVIAELEARSVQKMESGELLAARDDLKKAILLKQSIGMKESEGNAQLLFQMAKLEQKLGHRCEALHYSSLANQIVRRVGVRSDVIAKSTKSEQRTGTWETCEEVSWLQDPGNR
- a CDS encoding LBF_1134 family protein: MKRIPQTILFCLLFCACAGGNIKIKINSDLSGDLVIYQKKITKKQKGIFLGSGLKDIGEVEITLKERSYQFGNYTQMLPPGFRFIQFTEDQTLEIQLAIDTSKDSPLLQTLEINREEIGSILSEAKLRDDLLRFNTLVEFIQFEVHFPFPIAKVKFLDPRTAGEWTVRLDNPNKLIVNLPLHSVWAGEHTLTVVQIYPE